A genomic segment from Vagococcus zengguangii encodes:
- a CDS encoding ABC transporter ATP-binding protein: MNNATSQQFMRYLKPYWKHLIATFLVGIIGGAASVWMTYLTGTAIDQMIGEGNVHFSTLYKILGYFALAIMIATLSQWLVQRLANYISYQVVSTLRKETFNKLNHLPINYFDTQSVGDITSRFTNDLDLVADALSAIFTNIFSGMTIVIISLVTMFNLNIPLTLVILLATPFMFATTWIIAQKSQKRFVEQQQLVGQISNYVTEHVTNQKLIKGYQYEAHAQDAFNQKNNQLNVIGQKAQFASSLTNPLSRFIDHLSYIALGLVGGYFIIKGSSNLTVGLLSSFIIYSSQFTKPFIELSGITPQVQSALAGLSRVFQVVNQTDEPTDEHLPEVPETIQGAITFEHVDFAYQPSRPLIENFNLKIKPGETIAIVGQTGAGKSTLVNLLMRFYEPQQGAIKLDGVNIQDYQRDSLRQSFGMVLQDTWLFDGTIRDNLLLGRPDATEADIQTVLKEAKIERFIELLPQQLDTLIGHRGIQMSEGQRQLLTIARTMLANKPMLILDEATSSVDSLTEQAIQEAFLKLMKGKTCFVIAHRLATIKEADRILVMHQGQVVEIGTHDELLAIENGYYYQLFNAQFVEEV, from the coding sequence ATGAATAATGCAACCTCGCAACAATTTATGCGTTATCTTAAACCTTACTGGAAACATTTAATCGCGACCTTTTTAGTCGGAATAATCGGAGGTGCTGCTTCTGTTTGGATGACTTATTTAACCGGAACAGCCATCGATCAAATGATTGGTGAAGGCAACGTCCACTTTAGTACACTTTACAAAATACTCGGCTATTTTGCGCTAGCTATCATGATTGCGACGTTAAGTCAGTGGTTAGTTCAGCGCTTAGCTAACTACATTAGTTATCAAGTCGTTTCTACGCTACGTAAAGAAACCTTTAACAAATTAAATCACTTACCGATTAACTATTTTGACACCCAATCTGTCGGGGATATTACCAGTCGTTTCACTAATGACTTAGATTTAGTAGCCGATGCGTTAAGTGCGATTTTCACTAATATTTTTTCCGGTATGACGATTGTTATCATTTCACTAGTGACGATGTTCAACTTAAATATTCCGTTAACGCTCGTGATTTTACTGGCCACACCGTTCATGTTTGCAACTACCTGGATTATTGCTCAAAAAAGCCAAAAACGCTTCGTCGAACAGCAACAATTGGTCGGACAAATTTCAAATTATGTTACCGAACATGTCACCAACCAAAAATTAATTAAAGGTTATCAATATGAAGCACACGCACAAGACGCGTTTAATCAAAAAAACAACCAACTGAATGTTATCGGTCAAAAAGCCCAGTTTGCCTCTTCGCTAACGAATCCATTATCACGCTTTATCGATCACTTATCGTATATCGCTCTTGGCTTGGTCGGCGGTTATTTCATTATCAAAGGAAGTAGCAATTTAACAGTTGGCTTATTGAGTAGTTTTATTATTTACTCGTCACAATTTACGAAACCATTTATTGAATTATCCGGTATTACGCCACAAGTTCAATCAGCACTAGCAGGACTAAGTCGCGTTTTCCAAGTCGTTAATCAAACAGACGAACCGACTGATGAACACTTACCTGAAGTCCCAGAAACGATTCAAGGTGCGATTACATTTGAACACGTCGACTTTGCCTATCAACCTAGTCGTCCGCTAATTGAAAACTTCAATTTAAAAATCAAACCAGGTGAAACGATTGCCATTGTCGGACAAACTGGCGCGGGAAAATCAACGCTAGTGAACTTGCTGATGCGTTTCTACGAACCACAACAAGGTGCCATCAAATTAGACGGCGTCAATATTCAAGACTATCAACGAGATAGTTTACGTCAAAGCTTTGGTATGGTTCTTCAAGATACTTGGCTATTTGACGGGACGATTCGTGATAATTTACTCTTAGGCCGCCCCGATGCGACTGAAGCAGACATCCAAACCGTTCTAAAAGAAGCCAAGATTGAACGTTTCATCGAACTATTACCACAACAGCTCGACACTTTAATTGGTCATCGTGGCATTCAAATGTCTGAAGGGCAACGACAATTATTAACAATTGCACGCACGATGTTAGCCAATAAACCCATGTTGATTCTTGATGAAGCAACTAGTTCCGTCGATTCATTAACCGAACAAGCGATTCAAGAAGCTTTCTTAAAACTAATGAAAGGCAAAACTTGCTTTGTAATTGCTCACCGCCTCGCGACAATTAAAGAAGCCGATCGCATTCTAGTGATGCATCAAGGACAAGTAGTCGAAATTGGGACCCATGATGAATTATTAGCGATTGAAAATGGCTATTATTACCAATTATTCAACGCCCAATTTGTTGAAGAGGTCTAA
- a CDS encoding GNAT family N-acetyltransferase — MTTLTYQKISLADEAFLTKLLTNPNLMMLGWGKTFTKNDIDLWITKILAGYQQDDFSYYLVINNQQPIGIAGLLKTTINQREVVEIAYIIDEPFQRQGLATQIVAELLTAAFNVYGLEEVVIQFNEEHHASRRIAEKNGALPLMTYKRKQGTNLVNYDVYFVKKR, encoded by the coding sequence ATGACAACCTTAACTTATCAAAAAATCTCCCTAGCCGACGAAGCCTTCCTAACAAAGTTATTAACAAATCCTAACTTGATGATGTTAGGATGGGGGAAAACGTTCACAAAAAATGATATCGACCTGTGGATAACAAAGATTTTAGCCGGTTATCAACAAGATGACTTTAGCTACTATTTAGTTATTAACAATCAACAGCCCATTGGCATCGCTGGACTACTCAAAACAACCATCAATCAGCGCGAAGTTGTGGAAATCGCCTACATTATTGATGAACCTTTTCAAAGACAAGGATTGGCCACACAAATTGTCGCGGAATTATTAACAGCCGCCTTTAATGTGTATGGTTTAGAAGAAGTGGTGATTCAATTTAACGAGGAACATCATGCATCTAGACGAATCGCGGAAAAAAATGGTGCACTTCCCTTGATGACTTATAAAAGAAAACAAGGAACTAACTTGGTAAACTATGACGTTTATTTTGTAAAAAAGAGGTAA
- a CDS encoding SDR family NAD(P)-dependent oxidoreductase: protein MYEGKVVVVAGGTGGVGEGIAKWFAQNGATVVIPTRNVKKVDRARDYIAPNGEKVVFIEGNISDEADAVRVRDEIIETFGKIDAMVSSLFGWWQGDKLVDLSLDHWDYLINSSLTTHFIVGKTFIPAIEPGGSYSMIVGLSSVRPVPHSGPISVANAAELMLRKVFSVEDEGRVRINDINLGPINTRTRHPMYQSPDFIDALEVGEIAGEIAFGKASDMSDHSLPLRLRENFNEWKASL from the coding sequence ATGTATGAAGGAAAAGTAGTTGTTGTAGCAGGTGGTACAGGTGGCGTTGGAGAAGGAATTGCTAAATGGTTCGCACAAAATGGTGCAACGGTTGTAATACCCACTAGAAATGTGAAAAAAGTAGATCGTGCCCGTGATTATATCGCGCCAAACGGTGAAAAAGTTGTCTTCATCGAAGGTAATATTTCGGATGAAGCGGATGCTGTCCGTGTGCGAGATGAAATTATTGAAACATTTGGTAAAATCGATGCGATGGTGTCTTCATTATTCGGCTGGTGGCAAGGAGATAAATTAGTTGATTTGTCATTAGATCATTGGGACTATCTAATTAATAGTAGTTTAACAACCCATTTCATTGTCGGCAAAACTTTTATTCCAGCGATTGAACCTGGTGGTAGTTATTCAATGATTGTGGGCTTATCGTCTGTTCGTCCAGTACCACATTCAGGTCCAATTTCAGTTGCGAATGCAGCTGAATTGATGTTGCGTAAAGTCTTCTCAGTAGAAGACGAAGGTCGTGTGCGTATCAATGATATTAACTTAGGACCTATTAATACTCGTACACGTCACCCAATGTATCAAAGTCCTGACTTTATTGATGCCCTTGAAGTCGGTGAAATTGCTGGCGAAATTGCATTTGGTAAAGCGAGTGATATGAGCGATCATTCATTGCCACTTCGTTTGCGTGAGAACTTTAACGAGTGGAAAGCAAGTTTATAG
- a CDS encoding NADP-dependent oxidoreductase — MNNIEAKAIGFDHYGGLDVLEERNILVEISSLHDVIVKIERAGVNPVDTMFRSGGMSGGRPLDHFWIPGSEVQGEIVAMREPVAGLAIGDKVIGKPGRGGYAEYVALSHQNVFKIPEGMSLDEAAGFSGTASTAYWGLHGGFYNIQPGQTIAVVGASGSVGSYAVQLLKDFDVRIIAAASPKNRDYVLSLGADIFIDYTDQAQVNEYAGQADFVMDASLFNKGEKTALTLAKENATYMGMTTLPDPSLRPDVERVFLSRTAEMTNAIAMPALFNFYRKHGLTIKTGYVLPFTLDGVKEAHQMIEENRQPGKIILSREAE, encoded by the coding sequence ATGAATAATATAGAAGCAAAAGCAATAGGATTCGATCACTATGGAGGGTTAGATGTCTTGGAAGAAAGAAACATCCTAGTTGAGATTAGTTCGCTCCATGACGTGATAGTGAAAATTGAACGCGCGGGGGTTAATCCTGTTGATACGATGTTTAGAAGTGGTGGCATGAGCGGTGGCCGTCCGTTAGATCATTTTTGGATTCCAGGTAGTGAGGTCCAAGGTGAAATCGTGGCAATGCGTGAACCAGTAGCTGGTTTAGCAATTGGTGACAAAGTCATTGGGAAACCTGGTCGTGGTGGTTACGCAGAATACGTGGCACTAAGTCATCAAAACGTTTTTAAAATTCCTGAAGGGATGTCGTTAGATGAGGCCGCTGGTTTTTCAGGTACAGCTTCAACGGCGTATTGGGGATTACATGGTGGCTTCTATAATATTCAACCTGGACAAACGATTGCGGTAGTAGGGGCTTCAGGAAGTGTCGGAAGCTACGCTGTACAGTTATTAAAAGATTTTGATGTTAGAATTATTGCAGCAGCGAGTCCGAAAAATCGTGATTACGTGTTAAGTCTTGGCGCGGATATTTTTATCGATTATACCGATCAAGCGCAAGTGAACGAGTATGCCGGCCAAGCTGATTTCGTAATGGACGCGTCATTGTTCAATAAAGGAGAAAAAACGGCCTTGACGTTAGCAAAAGAAAATGCAACATATATGGGGATGACTACCTTACCTGATCCAAGCTTGCGTCCCGATGTGGAACGCGTATTCTTATCAAGAACTGCTGAGATGACGAATGCGATTGCGATGCCAGCGTTGTTCAATTTTTATCGTAAGCATGGTTTAACGATTAAAACAGGATACGTTTTACCATTTACCTTGGATGGCGTGAAAGAAGCACATCAAATGATTGAAGAAAATCGTCAACCAGGGAAAATTATTTTATCAAGAGAAGCAGAGTAG
- a CDS encoding SulP family inorganic anion transporter codes for MYHYLNKEDWIGDGKSNLFAGLVSAVAILPEVIGFSILAGVHPFTSLFASAITLLVITLTGGRPAMVSAAAGSMALVMAPLIKEHGLNYMIAATLLTGVLQLILSYLNVHKLIQYIPKTVMYGFVNALAILIFMSQVQQLPGKNMTTYLMVAATVILMFFIPRLTTAVPPALIIIILMTIVSFAFKGSLQLVGDLGDMSSMMPSLALPSVPMTLETLMIIVPPAIALTLVGLTESLLTIPIVDKMTDSPSNPKQEVKAQGLANILVGLFGGPAGCAMIGQAVINVKSGGRSRLSTFVGGVTLLIFLFILKNLMVDIPTAALIGIMMVVAYDTFDFESLKLITEKRWTELAILILTIGIIVKTHNLALGMIIGVILCVVAYKLKLKNLRFETKNGVHTIKGPLFFASRHDLTNYIEQVVLTEATTIDLSQLIVLDEASTKTVTNISQQLNRPGIKVIPTASVE; via the coding sequence ATGTATCATTATTTAAATAAAGAGGATTGGATCGGCGATGGGAAAAGTAACTTGTTTGCTGGTCTGGTGTCGGCCGTTGCAATTTTACCCGAAGTGATTGGCTTCTCGATTCTAGCAGGCGTCCATCCGTTCACGTCACTCTTCGCTTCAGCGATTACGCTATTAGTCATTACACTAACTGGCGGACGTCCCGCGATGGTTTCAGCAGCAGCCGGTTCAATGGCGTTAGTCATGGCACCACTTATTAAAGAACATGGACTAAACTATATGATTGCCGCGACCCTATTAACGGGTGTCTTACAATTAATTCTAAGCTATCTAAACGTCCACAAATTAATTCAATACATTCCCAAAACGGTCATGTATGGTTTTGTTAATGCGCTAGCTATTTTGATTTTCATGTCGCAAGTTCAACAATTACCTGGCAAAAACATGACCACTTATCTAATGGTGGCCGCTACCGTTATCTTAATGTTTTTCATACCAAGACTAACAACTGCCGTTCCACCAGCCTTAATCATTATCATTTTGATGACGATTGTTTCATTTGCCTTTAAAGGTTCGCTACAACTTGTCGGAGATTTGGGTGATATGAGCTCGATGATGCCAAGTCTGGCTTTACCAAGCGTCCCAATGACCCTTGAAACCCTAATGATTATCGTCCCACCCGCAATTGCCTTGACCTTAGTCGGACTAACAGAGTCACTCTTAACGATTCCGATTGTCGATAAAATGACGGACTCACCAAGTAACCCTAAGCAAGAAGTGAAAGCACAAGGTCTTGCAAACATCTTAGTCGGACTATTCGGTGGACCTGCTGGCTGTGCGATGATTGGTCAAGCGGTTATCAATGTCAAATCCGGTGGACGTAGTCGACTATCAACCTTTGTTGGTGGTGTGACCTTATTGATTTTCTTATTTATCCTTAAAAATCTAATGGTTGACATTCCAACAGCTGCTTTAATCGGCATTATGATGGTGGTTGCTTATGATACCTTTGATTTTGAAAGCCTGAAACTAATCACTGAGAAACGTTGGACGGAATTAGCGATTTTAATTCTGACAATCGGCATCATCGTCAAAACACATAATCTAGCACTTGGCATGATTATCGGCGTAATTCTATGCGTTGTGGCCTATAAGTTAAAACTTAAAAATTTACGTTTTGAAACAAAAAATGGTGTCCATACCATCAAAGGACCACTATTTTTCGCCTCTCGACATGATTTAACAAACTATATCGAACAGGTGGTACTAACAGAAGCAACGACAATTGATTTAAGTCAATTAATTGTCTTGGATGAAGCCTCAACTAAGACAGTCACAAACATCTCTCAACAATTAAATCGCCCTGGCATTAAGGTAATCCCTACCGCTAGTGTTGAATAG
- the ntdP gene encoding nucleoside tri-diphosphate phosphatase has protein sequence MSVPKEGEFITIQSYKHDGNLHRTWRDTMVLKTSEHSLIGVNDHTLVTEADGRRWVTREPAIVYFHEKFWFNVIAMIRENGVSYYCNLASPYVLDKEALKYIDYDLDIKVFPDGEKRLLDVDEYEEHRKQMNYPPEIDFILKENVKILVDWINNEKGPFSQGYVDLWYDRYRQLSCK, from the coding sequence ATGAGTGTTCCTAAAGAAGGAGAATTCATAACCATTCAAAGCTACAAACACGACGGTAATTTACATAGAACATGGCGTGATACCATGGTACTAAAGACAAGCGAGCATTCATTAATCGGTGTGAACGATCATACGCTAGTAACAGAAGCTGACGGGAGACGTTGGGTCACACGTGAACCAGCGATCGTTTATTTTCATGAGAAATTCTGGTTTAATGTGATAGCCATGATTAGAGAAAATGGTGTGTCGTATTATTGTAATTTAGCTTCTCCTTATGTATTAGATAAAGAGGCGTTGAAGTACATTGATTATGACTTAGACATTAAAGTTTTCCCAGATGGAGAGAAACGCTTGTTAGACGTTGACGAGTATGAAGAACATCGCAAACAAATGAATTATCCACCTGAAATTGACTTTATCTTAAAAGAAAATGTCAAAATTCTCGTGGACTGGATCAACAATGAAAAAGGTCCATTTTCGCAAGGCTACGTGGATTTATGGTATGACCGCTATCGTCAATTGTCGTGTAAATAG
- a CDS encoding polymer-forming cytoskeletal protein: protein MKSIKLVTLTASLMLAGGFLAGCTSDQEKTSESTVASTAVSSEAEVVTSASISDSPEVIANALSADGNWIVAATNDLTFDADVVVDGEFHNKGDETQDIYRKFALYTQDDDHNVTGEFTLTAPKMVVNSENFNIVHGTVKGDIEVNANGFVLNGAKVEGNITFSKAEYKESADLAMEGASVSGDVTVAE from the coding sequence ATGAAATCAATCAAATTAGTAACACTTACAGCATCATTAATGTTAGCAGGCGGCTTTTTAGCTGGTTGTACTTCAGATCAAGAAAAAACTTCAGAATCAACAGTCGCTTCAACTGCAGTATCAAGCGAAGCAGAAGTTGTAACATCAGCTTCAATTAGTGATTCTCCGGAAGTTATCGCTAACGCTTTATCAGCAGACGGTAACTGGATCGTTGCTGCTACAAACGATTTAACTTTCGATGCAGACGTAGTAGTTGATGGTGAATTCCACAATAAAGGTGACGAAACACAAGACATCTACCGCAAATTTGCTTTATACACACAAGATGACGACCACAATGTAACTGGTGAGTTCACATTAACTGCACCTAAAATGGTTGTTAACTCAGAAAACTTCAACATCGTTCACGGAACGGTGAAAGGTGACATCGAAGTTAACGCTAACGGATTTGTATTAAACGGCGCTAAAGTAGAAGGTAACATTACTTTCTCTAAAGCTGAATACAAAGAATCAGCTGACTTGGCAATGGAAGGCGCATCTGTATCAGGTGACGTAACAGTTGCTGAATAA
- the mutY gene encoding A/G-specific adenine glycosylase, whose product MNKQQVKFNAEIENYTRDWTPEKVAAFRSDFLSWYDEEKRTLPWRINQEPYSVWVSEIMLQQTQVATVIPYYERFLEWFPTVEDLAYAPEDKLLKAWEGLGYYSRVRNMQVAARQVVEDFGGEFPTTAEGLKQLKGIGPYTAGAIASISFKEAAPAVDGNVMRVFSRLFGIDEDIAKPSTLKYFDAVVRHVINPERPGDMNQATMDLGSSICTPTKPQCEECPLQSYCLTYQQGTQANYPVKLKKIKVTHKYYLALAKENTEGLFEMIQRPSEGLLANLWTFPLVEVSESEYNTYHNEWQTSESDDTRLQNESLLTKVQAEMPEVVWQKQPVGEITHVFSHLKWHVLIVYGHQRASVIQETNERQLWLAPDRFKELALPKPQEKINQVLKKARYLD is encoded by the coding sequence ATGAATAAACAACAAGTAAAATTTAACGCCGAAATTGAAAACTATACGCGTGATTGGACACCGGAAAAAGTGGCGGCATTTCGTTCAGATTTCTTGTCATGGTACGACGAAGAGAAGCGTACGTTGCCATGGCGCATTAATCAAGAACCTTATAGTGTGTGGGTGTCAGAAATTATGTTGCAACAAACGCAAGTTGCAACGGTGATTCCTTACTATGAACGATTCTTAGAATGGTTTCCGACAGTTGAGGATTTAGCCTATGCACCAGAAGATAAATTATTAAAAGCTTGGGAAGGTTTAGGCTATTATTCACGTGTCCGTAATATGCAAGTGGCGGCTCGTCAGGTAGTGGAAGATTTTGGTGGGGAGTTTCCTACGACAGCTGAAGGGCTGAAACAGCTCAAAGGTATTGGTCCATACACAGCGGGGGCGATTGCGAGTATTTCGTTTAAAGAAGCAGCACCGGCTGTGGATGGTAACGTGATGCGCGTGTTTAGTCGCTTGTTTGGGATTGATGAAGATATTGCCAAGCCTTCGACATTAAAGTATTTTGACGCGGTTGTTCGTCATGTCATTAATCCAGAACGCCCAGGGGATATGAATCAGGCGACGATGGACTTAGGTTCGAGTATTTGTACACCGACCAAGCCACAATGTGAGGAATGTCCGCTCCAAAGCTATTGCCTGACCTATCAGCAAGGCACGCAAGCAAACTACCCGGTCAAGTTAAAGAAAATCAAAGTCACGCACAAATATTATTTGGCGTTAGCTAAGGAAAATACTGAAGGTCTTTTTGAAATGATTCAGCGACCAAGTGAAGGTTTGCTGGCGAATTTATGGACGTTTCCGTTAGTAGAAGTATCAGAATCAGAATATAACACCTATCATAACGAGTGGCAGACATCAGAATCTGATGATACACGCTTACAAAATGAAAGTTTGTTAACGAAAGTGCAAGCAGAAATGCCAGAAGTTGTTTGGCAAAAGCAACCCGTTGGTGAAATAACGCATGTTTTCAGTCATTTGAAGTGGCACGTTTTGATTGTATATGGCCATCAACGTGCGTCAGTTATACAAGAAACCAACGAGCGCCAATTATGGTTAGCGCCTGATCGCTTTAAAGAATTAGCGTTACCAAAACCGCAAGAAAAAATAAATCAAGTCTTGAAAAAAGCCCGCTATCTCGATTGA
- the recX gene encoding recombination regulator RecX produces MITIKNVLKEKGPGYTISLSNGEMLLVSEDILVRYRLLKNQEVTQDLIDEIKKAGQQDLGYQMSLNYLSYQLRTEKEVRDYLKDKEINRQDIDRIIERLQEVKLVDDQVYAESYVRTQMRLSDKGPAVLKQKLTQKGIKAPVADAALNLYTFEIQQSVATKLAEKTIRKNQHKTFQTQKQKLQQTLMTKGFDKEVSRAVLANITLEKDVEQEASLLEKEGDKLWRKNSRFEPFDRKQKTMQGLMRKGFDYELIKQYVAQKELIDEDNE; encoded by the coding sequence ATGATTACCATCAAAAATGTATTAAAAGAAAAAGGGCCAGGCTATACGATCAGTTTGTCTAATGGCGAGATGTTGTTAGTGTCAGAAGATATTCTTGTCCGCTACCGACTATTAAAAAATCAAGAAGTAACACAAGACTTAATAGATGAAATAAAAAAAGCTGGTCAGCAAGACCTTGGTTATCAGATGAGTTTGAATTACTTGAGTTATCAATTGCGTACAGAAAAAGAAGTACGTGATTATTTGAAAGACAAGGAAATCAACCGTCAAGATATTGACCGTATTATTGAACGTTTGCAAGAGGTTAAGTTGGTTGATGATCAAGTCTATGCAGAGAGTTATGTGCGTACGCAAATGCGCTTGAGCGATAAGGGACCGGCCGTTTTGAAGCAGAAGCTAACGCAAAAGGGGATAAAAGCCCCAGTTGCTGACGCTGCCCTTAATTTGTATACCTTTGAGATTCAACAATCAGTCGCGACCAAATTAGCCGAGAAGACGATTCGTAAAAATCAACATAAGACCTTCCAAACACAAAAACAAAAGTTACAACAAACTCTGATGACCAAAGGATTTGACAAAGAAGTGAGCCGCGCAGTCTTGGCTAATATAACGCTAGAAAAAGATGTTGAGCAAGAAGCCAGTTTGCTTGAGAAGGAAGGCGACAAACTATGGCGCAAAAATAGTCGTTTTGAGCCGTTTGACCGTAAACAAAAAACGATGCAAGGCTTGATGCGCAAAGGGTTTGACTATGAATTAATTAAGCAATATGTTGCACAGAAAGAGTTAATCGATGAAGACAATGAATAA
- a CDS encoding sigma-70 family RNA polymerase sigma factor codes for MITTTNEQQFETYEPIIYGVLKSLNIHYYASHYEDLVQQARLILWELLQTRDPRELTDEEHHQFNGFLYQRIRWRLIDLLRRDNQLHHHFEHYQPLEEIQEVSCLPTNPYISSVKELLHVEWPTLPSHLQTYLIATVDYQLTVSELARCLGVSRQTLYTWRKQLQHYLINWQST; via the coding sequence ATGATAACTACCACAAATGAACAACAATTCGAAACGTATGAACCCATCATTTACGGTGTACTAAAGTCACTTAACATTCACTACTACGCGAGTCATTATGAAGATTTGGTCCAGCAAGCGCGTTTGATTCTTTGGGAACTCCTCCAAACACGTGACCCACGCGAACTGACTGACGAAGAACACCATCAGTTCAATGGGTTTCTCTATCAACGAATACGTTGGCGTTTAATCGACTTATTACGACGTGACAACCAACTACATCATCATTTCGAACACTATCAACCACTCGAAGAAATACAAGAAGTTAGTTGTCTACCAACCAATCCCTATATCTCATCTGTCAAAGAACTGCTCCATGTCGAATGGCCAACATTGCCCAGTCACTTACAAACCTATTTAATCGCAACCGTTGATTACCAACTCACAGTCAGTGAACTTGCACGTTGTCTAGGCGTTTCTCGCCAAACACTCTACACCTGGCGCAAGCAATTACAGCACTATTTAATTAATTGGCAATCAACTTGA
- a CDS encoding DUF2922 domain-containing protein, producing the protein MKKLRMNFISANDKKTTFTYTNCHQELSADQVQAAMDSISQLKLISANGVLQYETPESANYIETIVTDIL; encoded by the coding sequence ATGAAAAAATTACGTATGAACTTCATTAGCGCCAACGACAAGAAAACAACCTTTACCTATACTAACTGCCATCAAGAGCTAAGCGCCGACCAAGTACAAGCTGCGATGGACAGTATTTCTCAATTGAAGCTCATTAGTGCCAACGGCGTCTTGCAGTATGAAACACCAGAAAGCGCCAATTATATTGAAACAATTGTGACAGACATTCTCTAA
- a CDS encoding phage holin family protein: MLICIQKFVHLIFGHSLDYLFLLSGIMIQNLLTRLVICFEKSSLSPLIAKKVLLQKITIFIMISLAHGVDYLLDKNDILRNATICFYIANEALQTLEQATQIHILVPTKLKETIQHLLNNEEENEHD; encoded by the coding sequence ATGCTAATATGCATCCAAAAATTTGTACATCTCATCTTTGGACACTCCCTCGACTATCTCTTCTTGTTGTCAGGTATCATGATTCAAAATCTCTTGACCAGACTCGTCATCTGTTTTGAAAAAAGCAGCCTGTCACCACTTATAGCAAAAAAAGTGCTACTGCAAAAAATCACGATTTTCATCATGATTTCGCTCGCACACGGAGTTGATTATCTCTTAGATAAAAACGACATACTACGCAACGCGACTATCTGTTTCTATATTGCAAACGAAGCGTTGCAGACATTAGAACAAGCCACACAAATTCATATTTTAGTCCCCACTAAACTCAAAGAAACGATTCAACATTTACTTAATAACGAGGAGGAAAACGAGCATGACTAA
- a CDS encoding glycoside hydrolase family protein, whose amino-acid sequence MTNYQLSSEGYQFIKRWEGERLQAYRDPAGVWTIGVGHTGPVNGQAITAGLTITAKQSEQLLQADIETHTRVLKQVVKVALTQSQFDALASFCFNLGPNIINDPLLLQAINRQDWAETTKQMARYVYAGQIKLQGLVNRRQAEIALFNQQLTTSKWQNEHGTFSLNEAIHLRTSANTNADIIATLQPGQSIQYDAFLIETSGYVWLRQPRTNGYGYLASGQSKNGKRISYWGKFS is encoded by the coding sequence ATGACTAACTATCAATTATCAAGTGAAGGTTACCAATTCATTAAGCGCTGGGAGGGTGAACGCCTCCAAGCATACCGTGATCCAGCGGGTGTCTGGACGATTGGCGTCGGCCACACGGGTCCCGTCAACGGGCAAGCCATCACAGCGGGACTAACGATTACCGCCAAACAATCCGAACAACTACTGCAAGCCGATATCGAGACGCACACACGTGTCTTGAAACAAGTCGTCAAGGTCGCACTCACCCAGTCGCAATTCGATGCTTTAGCAAGTTTCTGCTTCAATCTAGGACCGAATATCATTAACGATCCCCTATTACTTCAAGCAATAAATCGCCAAGACTGGGCAGAGACAACTAAGCAGATGGCACGCTACGTCTACGCCGGACAAATCAAACTTCAAGGACTTGTCAACCGCCGTCAAGCAGAAATCGCCCTCTTCAATCAACAACTGACTACCAGTAAGTGGCAGAACGAACATGGCACTTTCAGCTTGAACGAAGCGATTCACTTACGCACGAGTGCCAACACAAACGCTGACATTATCGCTACCTTACAACCCGGACAAAGCATTCAGTACGACGCCTTCTTAATCGAAACGAGCGGCTACGTCTGGCTGCGCCAACCACGCACCAATGGTTACGGCTATCTCGCAAGCGGACAAAGTAAGAACGGCAAACGAATAAGTTATTGGGGGAAATTTAGCTAA